ACCTTCTCATGGCCCAGCGCCTTCAGCGCGGCGGCGCCGCGCGACGCCCGGCCCCCGGTGGCGCAGACCACCACCACCGGCTGCGCCTTGTTGGTCGGCAGGCCCTTGGCGCCGGCGGCCAGCTGCGCCAGCGGGATGTTGCGCGCGCCGAGCGGGTGGCCGGCGGCGTACTCGGCCGGCTCGCTGATGTCGATCAGCACCGCCTTCTCGCGGTTGATCATCATCACCGCCTGCTGCGGCGACACGCCGCCCGCCCCCTGCAGACGCGCCAGCGCCGGCCACGCCAGCAGGCCGCCGGACATCAGCGCGGCGAGGACGAGGTACCACTGGTCGATCAGGTAGGCGAGCACGGGAAGGGGTCGGCAGCAACCGAGGAGGCGAAAAACGTCGAATTATAGAATTCGCCCCCCCTTGTCGAGCCCTGCCTCGACCCCCACCAGACCCCATCGGCCCATGCACAAGCTCGTCCTCATCCGCCACGGCGAATCGACCTGGAACCTGGAGAACCGCTTCACCGGCTGGACCGACGTGCCGCTCACCGACACCGGCGTGCTGCAGGCCCAACAGGCCGGCCAGCTGCTCAAGGACGCGGGCATCGAGTTCGACGTCGCCTACACCTCCGTGCTCAAGCGCGCCATCTGGACGCTGTGGCACTGCCTGGACACGATGGACCGCACCTGGCTGCCGGTGGTCAAGGACTGGCGGCTGAACGAGCGCCACTACGGTGCGCTGCAGGGCCTGAACAAGGCCGACATGGCCAAGCAGTACGGCGACGAGCAGGTGCTGATCTGGCGCCGCAGCTACGACACGCCGCCGCCGGCGCTCGACGCCGACGACCCGCGCGGCCAGCGCCAGGACCTCCGCTACGCGTCGCTCAAGCCCGAGGACATCCCGCTGACCGAGTGCCTGAAGGACACGGTGGCCCGGGTGCTGCCCTTCTGGAACGAGGCCATCGCGCCGAAGGTCCGGGCCGGCCAGCGCATCGTCATCGCCGCCCACGGCAACAGCATCCGCGCGCTGGTGAAGTACCTCGACAACATCGGCGACGCCGAGATCGTCGGCGTCAACATCCCCAACGGCATCCCGCTGGTCTACGAACTGGACGCCGACCTGAAGCCGATCAAGAGCTACTACCTCGGCGACGCCGAGGCGGCGGCCAAGGCCGCTGCGGCGGTGGCCAGCCAGGGCAAGGCCTAGACCGGGTCCAGGGCCGCCAGCGCCCGGCCCATGGTGTCGCGCAGGCCCTCCGCCAGCGCGCGGCGGTCGCCGGCGCCGGGTGCCTGCACCGGCAGCCAGCGCACCCGCACGACGAGGCCGCGGGCGTTCGCGATCCACCACAGGCTCTGCACGAGGCTGGTGTCGCCGACGTAGGCCGCGGCCGGGCTGGGCGAGGCCGACGCGTCGGCGAAGCGCAGCACCAGCGGCTGCACCGGCGCCTGGGCCGACAGCGCCGCCTGCAGCAGGTTGGCGTGGAAGGGCAGCAGCCCGCGGCCCTCGCCGGTGGTGCCTTCGGGGAAGACGGCCACCGTGTCGCCGGCCTGCAGCGCCTGGGCCATCTGGTGCACCACGCGCAATGCGTCGCGGCGCTTCTCGCGTTCGATGAACAGCGTGCCGGCGGCCACCACCAGCCGGCCGACCAGCGGCCAGTGCCGCACGTCGGCCTTGGAGACGAAGCGCGCCTGCGGGCAGCTGGCGTGCACGGCCAGGATGTCGAGCCAGGAGACGTGGTTGGCCACCAGCAGCACCGGTCCCGCGTGCGGCGTGCCCTGCACGTCCAGCGCGACGCCGAGGCCGGCGAGCACCGCCCGCGCCCATTGCCGGATCTCGCGCTGACGGCCCGCGGCGTCCAGCCGCGGAAAGCGCAGGGCGACGATGGCCAGCCCGCGCAGCACATGGCCGGTGGTCACCATCAGCCGGGCGATGGCCCGAAGCGGCCGCAGGGCCAAGCGCCGGCTCAGTCGTCGGCCTGCCAGGCGAAGCCGCCGGCGACCAGCGTGGCCTTGACCCGGCCGGGCAGCGCCATGCCGGTGGCGTCGAAGGCGAAGGGCGTGTGCTTGCCCTGGCTGCGCAGCGTGCCGGGCTGCACCGTCCAGGTGGCGTCGGGGTCGAAGAGGCAGAGGTCGGCCACCCCGCCCTCGACCAGCCGCCCCGCGCTGGAGGCCAGCGAGCCCAGCGCGTCGCCGAGGACCCGCACCGGCTCGCTGGTCACCCGCGCCAGCGACTGCGCGAGCGTGAGGCCGCTGTCGGCGCCCCACTTCAGCGCCAGCGACAACAGCAGCTCCAGCCCGGTGGCGCCGGGCTCGGCCTCGCCGAAGGGCAGCGTCTTCTCGTCGCTGTCCACCGGCGTGTGGTCGGAGACCAGCGCGTCGACGGTGCCGTCGGCCAGCGCGGCGCGCAGCGCGTCGCGGTCGGCCACCTGCCGCAGCGGCGGGTTCAGGCGCATGGCGGCGTTGAAGAAACCGATGTCGACGTCGGTCAGGTGCAGCGAGTTGATGCTGACGTCGGCGGTCAGCTTCAGCCCCTCGGCCTTGGCCGCGCGCACCAGCGCCACGCCGCGGGCGCTGGACAGGCGGCACAGGTGCACGCGGGCGCCGGTGGAGCGCATCAACTCGAACAGCGTCTGCAGCGCGATGGTCTCGGCGCTCACCGGCACGCCGGACAGGCCCAGCCGGGTGGCGATGGCGCCGCTGGCCGCCACGCCCTTGCCCAGCCAGGGGTCCTGCGGCCGCAGCCACACCGTGTAGCCGAAGGTGGCGGCGTACTGCAGCGCGCGCTGCAGCACCTGGGTGTCGCGCAGGGGCACCTCGGCCTGGGAGAAGCCGATGCAGCCGGCCTCGGTCAGCTCGGCCATCTCGGTCAGCACCTCGCCGGCCAGGCCGCGGGTCAGCGCCCCCAGCGGGAAGAGGCGGCAGCGCGACAGCTTGCGCGCGCGCAGCTTGAGCATCTCGACCAGGCCCGGCTCGTCCAGCGTGGGCTCCGTGTCGGGCAGGCAGACCAGGCTGGTCACGCCGCCGGCGGCCGCGGCCTCGAGCTCGCTTTCCAGCATACCCTCGTGCTCGTGGCCCGGCTCGCGCAGCCGCGCGGCGAGGTCGACCAGCCCGGGCGCGACGACCAGGCCGCGGGCGTCCACGCGCCGGTCGGGCTCGAAATCGGACGGCACGTCGCCCAGCGTCAGGATGCGGCCGTTGGCGATGGCCACGTCGGCCACCTCGTCGTACCCCGAGGCCGGGTCGATGACGCGGCCGTTGGTGATGAGGATCTTCATGTCAAGCTAGGCTTCGTTGCCCGCGATGATGGACATCACCGCCATGCGCACCGCGATGCCGAAGGTCACCTGCGGCAGGATCACGCTGTGGCGGCCGTCGGCCACGGCGGAGTCGATCTCCACGCCGCGGTTGATCGGGCCGGGGTGCATGACGATGGCGTCGGGCCTGGCCAGCGCCAGCTTGTCCTCGGTCAGGCCGTAGTGCTTGAAGAACTCGCCGGCCGACGGGAGCATGGCGCCGCTCATGCGCTCGTTCTGCAGCCGCAGCATGATGATCACGTCGGCGTCGCGCACGCCCTCGCGCATGTCGCGGCAGACCTTCACGCCCATGGCCGCCAGGTCGTCGGGCACCAGCGTCTTCGGGCCCACCGCGCGGATCTCCGGCACGCCGAGGATGGACAGCGCATGGATGTCCGAGCGCGCCACCCGGGAGTGCACGATGTCGCCGACGATGGCCACCGTCAGGCCGCTGAAGTCGCGCTTGAAGTGCCGGATGGTGTACATGTCCAGCAGCCCCTGCGTGGGGTGCGCGTGGCGGCCGTCGCCGGCGTTGACCACGTGCACGTGCTTCGGGCAGTGCTGGGCGATGAGGTAGGGCGCACCCGATTCGCCGTGGCGCACGACGAACATGTCGGCGTGCATGGCCGACAGGTTGGCGATGGTGTCGACCAGGCTCTCGCCCTTGGCGGTGGACGAGCGCGCGATGTCGAGGTTCAGCACGTCGGCGGACAGCCGCTTGGCCGCGATCTCGAAGGTGGTGCGGGTGCGGGTGCTGTTCTCGAAGAACAGGTTGAACACGCTCTTGCCGCGCAGCAGCGGCACCTTCTTCACCTCGCGGTCGTTGACCGAGACGAAGGTGCTGGCGGTGTCCAGGATGTGGTGGATGACGTCGCGCGGCAGGCCCTCGATGGACAGCAGGTGGACCAGTTCGCCGTGCGGGTTGAGCTGCGGGTTGCGACGGGACAGCATCAGGTGCGGGCCTGTTCCGGGTCGATGGAGAAGGTGAAGCGGCCGGCCTCGCGGGCCAGCGACAGCCGCTGGCCGGCGGGCAGCGCCATGCGCGCGGCCGCCACCGCCGGCTCGATCGGCAGCTCGCGGCCGCCGCGGTCGACCAGCACCGCCAGGCCGACACTGGCCGGGCGGCCGAAGTCGAACAGCTCGTTCAGCGCCGCGCGGATGGTGCGGCCGGTGTAGAGCACGTCGTCGACCAGCAGCAGGTGCCGGCCGTCGACCTCGAAGGGCAGCGACGTGCGGTCGCCGGCGCCCGACAGGCCGCGCTGGCCGAAGTCGTCGCGGTGCAGCGCGCTGGACAGCACACCGGGCTTGCCGGGCAGGGCGAGGTCGGCGTGCAGCCGTTCGGCCAGCCAGGCGCCGCCGGACCAGATGCCGACGAGGGAGGTGTCGGCGCGCAGCAGCGGCCGCACGCCGGCAAGCAGCTCGCCGTACAGCGCTTCGGCGTCAAGCGTCAACATGTCCGCCCCTCGTCCGTCGGGTACGTCGGCCGATCCCTTGAGGGGATGGCGGGCCGGCTTGGGAGCGGCCCGGCGCTCGGCCCGCGGGATTCCAGAGGGTGGCTCATAGGGTGCGCAGGAACTGGTCGAGGATCAGGGCCGCCGCCGCCGCGTCGGCATCGCGCGCGCCGAGCGACTCGGCCTCGGTGGTGGTCCAGCGCTCGTCCACCTCGTGCACCGGCAGCCGGAAGCGGCCGTGCAGCTGGCGGGCGAAGCGCCGCGCGCGGCGCGTATTGTCGTGCTCGGCGCCGTCGGGGTGGAACGGCACGCCGACCACCAGCGCGTCGGGGCGCCACTCGGCGATCAGCCCGGCGATGGCCTCGAAGCGCCGCTCGCCGTCGGCCGCCACGGTCCGCAGCGGGCTGGCCTGCTTCAGCAGGTCGTTGCCGGCCGCCACGCCGACACGTTTGGTGCCGTAGTCGAAGGCGAGGAACTGCCGGGGGGCGGGCACTGGCCTGGGCTAGGCGTGGCCCGCGTCCATCGACAGCATGCGCGGGTCGACGCCCAGCAGGGCCAGCGCCCGGTCGTAGCGCTCGGCCGGCGGGGTGTCGAAGAGGATGGACGGCTCGGCGCCGACGGTGAGCCAGCCGTTGCGGCCGATCTCCTCCTCCAGCTGGCCGGCGCCCCAGCCGCTGTAGCCCAGCGTCACCAGGAAGCGGCGCGGTCCGGCGCCGCCGGCCAGCGCCTCCAGCACGTCCTTGCTGGTGGTCATCTCCAGCTCGCCGCCGGCGATGCTGAGCGTGGAGCTGTAATGGCCGCCGTCGCCGCCCAGGCGCTCGTGCAGCACGAAGCCGCGCTCGGTCTGCACCGGCCCGCCGAAGAACACCGGCTGCTCGGCCAGGTCCGGCCGGTCCAGGCTCAGCTCCACCTTCTCGAACAGGTGGCGCAGGGTGATGTCCACCGGCTTGTTGACCACCAGGCCGAGCGCGCCCTTGTCGGAGTGCTCGCACAGGTAGACCAACGCCCCGGCGAAGTTCTCGTCGGCCATGCCGGGCATGGCGATGAGGAACTGGTGGGTCAGATCGATGCCGCTGCTCGCCATGGGCCCAGTTTAGTCCTGCGGGTTCGGCCGGCGGCCCGTCGGCCCGGTGACCTTGCGCCACACTCGGTGAGCCATGCACGACAAGCCCTACGACCGCGCGCTGGTCTGGTTCCGCCGCGACCTGCGCACCGACGACAACGCGGCGCTGCACCACGCCCTGCGCCAGGCGCGGCAGGTGCTGTGCGGCTTCGTCTTCGACACCGAGATCCTGCAGCCGCTGCTCGACCGCGGCCTGGCGGCGGACCGCCGCGTCGAGTTCATCCGCGACAGCCTGCTCGAGCTGGACGGCGAGTTGCGCCGGCTGGGCGAGGACCACGGCGTGGCGAATGCGGGGCTGGTGGTGGTGCACGGCCCGGCGCGCCAGGCGCTGCCGGTGCTGGCCGAGGCGCTGCACGTGCAGGCGGTGTTCGCCGCCCACGACGACGAGCCCTACTCGCACGACCGCGACGGCGCCGTGCGCGGCGCGCTGGCCGACCGCGGCGTCGTGCTGCACACGGTGAAGGACCACCTCGTGTTCGAGCGCGACGAGGTGATGACCGCCGGCGGCACGCCCTACAGCGTCTACACGCCGTACAAGAACTGCTGGCTGAAGACGCTGAACGGCTTCTACCTGTCCAGCTACCCGGTGGCGCGGCATGCCGGCGCCCTGGCGCCGAAACCCGACGACGACACGCTGGCCGCGCTGCCGCTGTCGCCGAGGGGCGCGCCGGCCGGCCCGGTGCCGTCGCTGGCGGCCCTCGGCTTTGAGCCCACCAACCTGCACGAGTTGAAGCTGCCCTCCGGCGCCAACGGTGCCGCCGCGCTGTGGGACGACTTCGAGTCGCGGCTGGACGACTACCACGCCACCCGCGACTTCCCCGCCGTCAAGGGGCCGAGCTACCTCGGCGTGCACCTGCGCTTCGGCACGGTGTCGGTGCGGCGGCTGGCGCGCTTCGCCGCCGAGCGCGCGCAGCACGGGTCGCAGGGCGCGCAGGTGTGGCTGTCGGAGCTGACCTGGCGCGACTTCTTCGCGCAGGTGCTGCACCACCATCCGCACGTCGTCGGTCACCCTTTCCGCCGCGAGTACGAGGCGCTGAAGTTCGAGCACGGCAAGCACGCCGAGGTGCTGTTCGCCGCCTGGTGCAACGGCCGCACCGGCTACCCCATCGTCGATGCGGCGATGCGGCAACTCGCCCAGACCGGCTTCATGCACAACCGGCTGCGCATGGTGGCGGCCAGCTTCCTCATCAAGCACCTTGGCATCGACTGGCGGCGCGGCGAGGCCTTCTTCGCCGACCACCTGAACGACTTCGACCTGGCCAGCAACAACGGCAACTGGCAGTGGGCCGCCTCCACCGGCTGCGACGCGCAACCCTACTTCCGCATCTTCAACCCGGTCAGCCAGAGTCGGAAGTTCGACACCGAGGGCCGCTTCATCCGCCGCTACGTGCCCGAGCTGGCCGCCCTGCCCGACGACCTGATCCACGCGCCGTGGTCGGCCCGGCCGGTGGACATGGCCGCGGCCGGTCTCGAGCTCGGCCGCGACTACCCGCCGCCGATCGTCGACCACGACGTGGCGCGCGACAAGACGCTGGCCCGCTACGCCGCCGCCCGAGCCCGCGGCTGAGCCCGCCGAACCAGCCGCTGCAGCCCCTGCACCACGTCGTCGACGTAGGTGAAGACCACCGGGATGACCAGCAGGCTGAGGAAGGTGGAGGTGATGAGCCCGCCGATCACCACGATGGCCATCGGCGCGCGGAAGCTCGGGTCCACGCCCAGGCCGATCGCGATCGGCAGCATGCCGGCGCCCATGGCGATGGTCGTCATCACGATCGGCCGGGCGCGCTTGTGGCAGGCGTCGAGCAGCGCGTCCAGGCGATTCAGGCCGCGGTCGCGCCGCGCCACGATGGCGTACTCCACCAGCAGGATGGAGTTCTTGGTGGCGATGCCCATCAGCATGATCAGCCCGATCATCGACGGCATGGAGATGGCCGAGCGGGTGATGGCCAGCGCCAGGAAGGCGCCGGGCACCGACAGCACCAGCGCGGCGAGGATGGTCACCGGCTGCACGAAGTCCTTGAACAGCAGCACCAGCACGATGTAGATGCACAGCACGCCGGCGCCCATGGCGAGGGTGAAGCTCTGGAACAGCTCGGCCATCGCCTCGGCGTCGCCCACCGTGGTCTGCATCACGCCCGGCGGCAGCTCGCGCAGGCTGGGCAGCGCCAGCGCCTCGCGCTCGACATCGCCCAGCGCGCGGCCGCCGAGCGCGATCTCGAAGTTGATGTTGCGCTGCCGGTCGTAGCGGTTGATCACCGCCGGGCCGCTGTCCAGCGACAGCGTGGCCACGCTGGACAGCGGCACCGGGCCGCGCGCGCCGGGCACCGACAGCCGCTCCAGCAGCGACAGGTCCTGCCGCGCGGCGTCGGGCAGCCGCACCATGATCGGCACCTGCCGCTGCGACAGGTTGAGCTTGGCCAGGCCCTGCTCGTAGTCGCCGGCGGTGGCGATGCGCAGCGTCTCGGCGATGGCCGACGCGGTGACGCCCAGCTCGGCGGCGCGCACCGGGTCCGGCCGCACGATGAGCTCCGGCCGCACCAGGCTGGCGGTGGAGGTGACGCCGCCCAGGCCCTGCAGCGTGCGCAGGTCCTGCTCCACCTTCGTGGCGTGCGCGGCCAGCGCGGCGCCGTCCTCGCCGGCGAGGATGAGGATGTACTTCTCGCCGCCGCCGGCCAGGCCGACGCTGACCCGGGTGCCCGGCAGCGCCTGCAGCGCCTCGCGCAGCTCGTTCTCGATGGCCTGCTTGCTGACGCCGCCGCGTTCGCCGCGCGGCGTGAGGTTGATGGTCAGCGTCGACCTGCGCACCTCGGCCGCGCCGCGCGGCGCGAAGGGGTCGCCGCCCGCCGTGCCGCCGCCCACCGCGGTGTAGACCAGCCGCACATGGGGGTTGCGCTGCACGATGGCGCGCGCCGCCTCGGCGGTGGCCACGCTCTCGCGCAGCGTGCTGCCCGGCGGCAGCGACAGCGTCACCTGCGTCTGCGACAGGTCGTCGGGCGGGATGAAGCCGGTGGGCAGCAGCGGCACCAGCGCGAAGGAGCCGACGAAGAACACCGTGGTGGCCAGCACGGTGAGCACGCGGTGGCGCAGGCAGGCCCGCACCCAGCCGAGGTAGCGGGCCATCACCGGCCCGTCCCGGTGCGGCCGCACGAGGGGCCGCAGCAGGTAGGCGGCCATCATCGGCGTCAGCAGCCGGGCGACGACCAGCGAGGCGAAGACCGCGATCGACGCCGTCCAGCCGAACTGCACGAAGAACTTGCCCGCGACGCCGCTCATGAAGGCGGTGGGCAGGAAGACCGCGATCAGCGTGAAGGTGGTGGCGATCACCGCCAGGCCGATCTCGTCGGCCGCCTCCATCGCCGCCTGGTACGGCGTCTTGCCCATGCGCAGGTGGCGCACGATGTTCTCGATCTCGACGATGGCGTCGTCGACCAGGATGCCCACCACCAGCGACAGCGACAGCAGCGTCACCACGTTGATCGAGAAGCCCAGCAGCGCCATGCCGGCGAAGGCCGGGATCACCGACAGCGGCAGCGCGGTCGCCGACACCAGCGTGGCGCGCCAGTCGCGCAGGAAGAACCAGACGACGATGACGGCGAGCAGGGCGCCCTCGTACATCAGCTTCATCGAGCCGTCGAAGTTCTCCTGCACCGGGTCGACGAAGTTGAAGGCCTCGTCGAAGCGCACGTCCGGGTGCTTCTGGCGCAGCCCCTCCACCGCGGCGCGCACGCGCTCGGCCACGTCGACCTCGCCGGCGCCGCGGGCGCGGCTGATCTCGAAGCCCACCACCGGCCGGCCGTCCAGCAGCGCGGCCGAGCGCGGCTCGGCCACGGTGTCCTGCACCGTGGCCACCTGGTCGAGCCGGATGCGGCGGCCGTCGCGCAGCGCGATCTCCATGCGGCCCAGCTCCTCGGCCGTCTGCACCGTAGCGATGGTGCGCACCGACTGCTCGGCACCACCCAGGTCCATGCGGCCGCCGGCGGCCTCCTGCTGCGACAGGCGCAGCTGGCGCGAGACGTCGGCCGCGCTGGCGTTCAGCGCCAGCAGCCGCACCGGGTCCAGCGCCACCCGCACCTCGCGGGTGACGCCGCCGACGCGGCCCACCGCACCGACCCCCGGCACGCTGAGCATGGCCTTGGCCACGGTGTTGTCGACGAACCAGGACAGCGCCTCCTCGTCCAGCCGGTCGGCGGCCACCGTGTAGGTGAGGATGGGCAGGCCGGAGATGTTGACGCGCTGGATCACCGGATCGCGCAGGTCGGCCGGCAGGTCGGCGCGCACGCGGGCCACCGCGTCGCGCACGTCGTCCACCGCCTCCTGCACCGGCTTCTCGAGCCGGAACTCCACCGTGATCGTGGTCGCGCCGTCCTGCACGATGGTGTAGATGTGCTTGACGCCCTGCAGCGTGGCGATGGAGTTCTCGAGCTTGCGCGCGACCTCGGTCTCCAGCTGCGACGGCGAGGCGCCGGGCAGCGCCGCGGTGACGGTGACCGAGGGCAGCTCGATGTCGGGGAAGTTCTGCACCTTCATCTGGCGGAAGGCCATCAGGCCGGCCAGCGTGAGCAGGATGAACAGCAGCACCGACGGGATCGGGTTGCGGATCGACCAGGACGAGACGTTGAAGGTGGCCATGGCGACCCTCGTGCGCGTTCAGCGCGTCGCCGGCGACGAGGCCGGCGCCGATGCCGCGGCGGCCGGCGCGGCGACCCGGCGCACCGGGTCGCCGTCGGCCAGGAAGCCGACGCCGCGCTCGACCACCTGGGCCTGGGCGGTCAGGCCGCCGGTGACCTCCACCCGCTCGCCTTCGCGGCGACCGATGCTGACCTTGGTCTGGCGCACGCGCTGGTCGTCGCCGAGCACGAAGACATACGCGAAGCCCTCGCGCAGCAGCACCGCCGACTGCGGCAGCGTCAGCGCGGTCTGCTGTCCGAGGTCGAACTCGCCGCGCACGAACAGGCCCGGCCGGGCCTCGGCGGTGGGCGGCAGGTCGACGTAGACGCGGCCGTTGCGCGACGCCACGTCCACCGTGGGCGCCAGCTGCCGCACCCGGCCTTCGACCACCTGGCCCGACGGCAGGCCGATGCGCGCCGGCACGCCGGGCTTGAGCCGGCCGAGGTCGGCCGCCGGCAGTTCGGCCCGCCATTCCAGCCGGCCGCGGCGGATGAGGCGGAACAGCTCCTGCCCCGGCTGCGAGATGGCGCCCACCGTGGCGCTGCGCGTGGCGACGATGCCGTCGTCCGGCGCCCGCACCTCGGTGCGCGCCAGGCGCAATTCGTCGGCCCGCACCCGCGCCTGCGCCGAGGCCAGGCGGGCCCGGCCCGACTGCTCGGCCGCCAGGTACTGCGCGATTTGCTGCGGGCTCAGGGCGCCGCTGCCCTGCAGCGCGCGGGCGCGGTCGGCGTTGGCCTGCGCCTCGGCCAGCGTGGCCTCGGCCTCCGTCAGCGCGGCCCGGGTCTGTGCCAGCTCGGTCTGCACCGTCTGCGCGTCCAGCCGGGCCAGCACCTGGCCGCGGCGCACGCGGTCGCCGACGTCGGCGCGCAGCTCGGCCACGCGCAGGCCGCTGACCTCGGGTCCGACCACCGCCTCCTGCCAGGCGGCGACGTCACCGCTGGCCGGCAGGCGCAGCGGCCACGGCGCGACCTGCGGCTGAACGGTGGTGACGGTCAGCGCCACGCGCTGCGGCGCGGCAGCCGGTGCGCACAGCGCGACGGTGCACAGGCCCGGACCGAGCAACAGCGGAAGCATCCTGCGCAGCGCGCAACGAAGGAAAGGCGACATGGGGCGGCAGGCCAGGCCCGCGGGCAGGCGAAACCGCCGGATGCTAGCGAAGTCGCGTGGCGGCACCCCGCGGGGCCGGGCCGTGCCGTCCCGGGCAAGCGCGGTCATGGACGGCGGGAGCAGCTCAGAACAGCTCGACGTCGCCCGTCTTGCCGGCGTCGTCCTCGACGGCACCGGCATTCACCAGGTGGCGGTGGCTGCAGACCTGGTTGCGGCCGTGGCCCTTGGCCCAGTACACCGCCTTGTCGGCCCGCTCGAAGGCCGCCGACGGGGTGTCGCCAGGGCGCACCGGGGTGAAACCGACGCTGACCGTGATGCGGCCGACCTGCGGGAAGGGATAGGCCTCGGTGGCGCCCCCGCAGCCGCTCCAGCGCCTGCGCCGCTTCGTCCTCGCCGTGGCAGCGCAGCAGCACGACGAACTCCTCGCCGCCGAAGCGGTAGAGCCGGTCGTGGAAACGGAAGCAGCTGCGCATCAGCCGCGACAGCAGCAGCAGCACCTCGTCGCCGATGAGGTGGCCGTGGTTGTCGTTGACGCGCTTGAAGTGGTCGATGTCCACCACCGCCAGCCACCAGCCCGGCGCGGCGTCGCGCCGGCGCTCGGGCGCCGGGTGCAGCGCGTCGGCGGACGGTGCGACGCCGGCCGTGGCCGTCTTCAGGAAGGTCTCGTCGAAGGTCTTGCGGTTGAGCAGGCCGGTCAGGGTGTCGCGCTCGCTGTAGTCCAGCAGCCCCTGGAAGTTGCGGTAGATGCGCAGGATGGCGGTGACCAAGCGGCGCTGCTCGTCGCCCAGCGGACCGGTGCTGTCGATCTCCAGCACGCCGACGACCTCGCGGTCGGTGTCGAGCGGAAAGCAGGTGCGCACCGTCTCGCCGCGCGATTCGACCAGCACCTGCTGGTGACGCAGGCAGTCGCGGCGGCGGGGGTGCTCGTCGAGGCGGGGCAGCCGGTCCAGTTCGGTCCAGGCGG
The sequence above is a segment of the Aquabacterium sp. J223 genome. Coding sequences within it:
- a CDS encoding efflux RND transporter periplasmic adaptor subunit, encoding MLPLLLGPGLCTVALCAPAAAPQRVALTVTTVQPQVAPWPLRLPASGDVAAWQEAVVGPEVSGLRVAELRADVGDRVRRGQVLARLDAQTVQTELAQTRAALTEAEATLAEAQANADRARALQGSGALSPQQIAQYLAAEQSGRARLASAQARVRADELRLARTEVRAPDDGIVATRSATVGAISQPGQELFRLIRRGRLEWRAELPAADLGRLKPGVPARIGLPSGQVVEGRVRQLAPTVDVASRNGRVYVDLPPTAEARPGLFVRGEFDLGQQTALTLPQSAVLLREGFAYVFVLGDDQRVRQTKVSIGRREGERVEVTGGLTAQAQVVERGVGFLADGDPVRRVAAPAAAASAPASSPATR
- a CDS encoding sensor domain-containing diguanylate cyclase, with the protein product MPQLVEHLAELTGFRDRDVLDVTLVGALRDLLQPQTVAVYRLVEDGAGQRWITRARLSQTELVAVADSAWTELDRLPRLDEHPRRRDCLRHQQVLVESRGETVRTCFPLDTDREVVGVLEIDSTGPLGDEQRRLVTAILRIYRNFQGLLDYSERDTLTGLLNRKTFDETFLKTATAGVAPSADALHPAPERRRDAAPGWWLAVVDIDHFKRVNDNHGHLIGDEVLLLLSRLMRSCFRFHDRLYRFGGEEFVVLLRCHGEDEAAQALERLRGRHRGLSLPAGRPHHGQRRFHPGAPWRHPVGGLRAGRQGGVLGQGPRPQPGLQPPPPGECRCRRGRRRQDGRRRAVLSCSRRP
- a CDS encoding efflux RND transporter permease subunit, giving the protein MATFNVSSWSIRNPIPSVLLFILLTLAGLMAFRQMKVQNFPDIELPSVTVTAALPGASPSQLETEVARKLENSIATLQGVKHIYTIVQDGATTITVEFRLEKPVQEAVDDVRDAVARVRADLPADLRDPVIQRVNISGLPILTYTVAADRLDEEALSWFVDNTVAKAMLSVPGVGAVGRVGGVTREVRVALDPVRLLALNASAADVSRQLRLSQQEAAGGRMDLGGAEQSVRTIATVQTAEELGRMEIALRDGRRIRLDQVATVQDTVAEPRSAALLDGRPVVGFEISRARGAGEVDVAERVRAAVEGLRQKHPDVRFDEAFNFVDPVQENFDGSMKLMYEGALLAVIVVWFFLRDWRATLVSATALPLSVIPAFAGMALLGFSINVVTLLSLSLVVGILVDDAIVEIENIVRHLRMGKTPYQAAMEAADEIGLAVIATTFTLIAVFLPTAFMSGVAGKFFVQFGWTASIAVFASLVVARLLTPMMAAYLLRPLVRPHRDGPVMARYLGWVRACLRHRVLTVLATTVFFVGSFALVPLLPTGFIPPDDLSQTQVTLSLPPGSTLRESVATAEAARAIVQRNPHVRLVYTAVGGGTAGGDPFAPRGAAEVRRSTLTINLTPRGERGGVSKQAIENELREALQALPGTRVSVGLAGGGEKYILILAGEDGAALAAHATKVEQDLRTLQGLGGVTSTASLVRPELIVRPDPVRAAELGVTASAIAETLRIATAGDYEQGLAKLNLSQRQVPIMVRLPDAARQDLSLLERLSVPGARGPVPLSSVATLSLDSGPAVINRYDRQRNINFEIALGGRALGDVEREALALPSLRELPPGVMQTTVGDAEAMAELFQSFTLAMGAGVLCIYIVLVLLFKDFVQPVTILAALVLSVPGAFLALAITRSAISMPSMIGLIMLMGIATKNSILLVEYAIVARRDRGLNRLDALLDACHKRARPIVMTTIAMGAGMLPIAIGLGVDPSFRAPMAIVVIGGLITSTFLSLLVIPVVFTYVDDVVQGLQRLVRRAQPRARAAA